A DNA window from Maribellus comscasis contains the following coding sequences:
- a CDS encoding glycoside hydrolase family 2 protein has product MKSNQTLSFLPLVKHFLLFLIIFPIIISTEAQNNIPRPEHPRPQFMRDTWINLNGQWNFAFDFGKSGIERGWFSDPSEFDMKINVPFCPESSLSGIEYKDFMPAVWYHRTLEIPPTWQDGKIFIHFGAVDFDCRVWVNGEQAGRHYGGNVSFEFDITELLQEGINDLVVLAEDDVRNLEQPAGKQSQTYYNSGCCKYTRTTGIWQTVWLEARPEKHLKRVRIIPDLDNGLFILTPEISGFSNDMELTTTITNPQGSLVKSATTNVTDGVPFEIKLDNPQPWSPENPYLYTIQFSLKSDGIEDVVSSFAGLRKIHIEGNKVYLNNKPIFQRLVLDQGYYPDGILTAPTDEALKKDIELSMAAGFNGARLHEKVFEERFHYWADQLGYLTWGELPDWGTSFNIPQAFLNIQNEWREEILRDMNHPSIIAWTPTNETAGRARRNPEVHARWLSSLYDQTKNLDPTRPVNDASGYTHIKTDLFTIHDYDQNLQTFYDRYKELDPEHPEKAFIGYPGQAPELSIPYKGQPYIVDEYGGTFWLPEYAGESEKGNGRSEWGYGKTGEQVEDLVDELTQVLLNNPNIAGFTYTQLTDVMQEVNGVYTFDRKEKFNTEKLKEIFGAPAAIEK; this is encoded by the coding sequence ATGAAATCAAACCAAACTTTAAGCTTTTTACCCCTTGTTAAACATTTTCTACTGTTCTTAATTATTTTTCCGATTATAATAAGTACCGAAGCTCAGAACAATATTCCCCGTCCTGAACATCCCAGGCCCCAGTTTATGCGTGATACCTGGATAAATCTTAACGGACAATGGAATTTTGCATTTGATTTTGGAAAATCTGGTATTGAAAGAGGGTGGTTTTCCGATCCATCCGAATTTGATATGAAAATTAATGTTCCTTTTTGTCCTGAAAGCTCGCTTTCAGGTATTGAATACAAAGATTTTATGCCAGCGGTATGGTATCACCGTACCCTCGAAATTCCTCCTACGTGGCAGGACGGAAAAATTTTTATTCATTTTGGTGCCGTTGATTTTGACTGTCGTGTCTGGGTAAATGGAGAACAGGCAGGAAGGCATTATGGAGGTAATGTCTCATTTGAGTTTGATATTACAGAATTGCTCCAGGAGGGAATAAATGATTTGGTGGTTTTGGCCGAAGATGATGTGCGTAATCTTGAGCAACCTGCCGGAAAGCAGAGTCAGACATATTATAATAGCGGTTGTTGCAAATATACCCGCACAACAGGAATTTGGCAGACCGTATGGCTGGAAGCCCGACCTGAAAAACACCTCAAACGAGTAAGAATTATTCCTGATCTCGATAACGGTTTATTTATCCTGACACCAGAAATTTCAGGGTTTTCAAATGATATGGAACTGACAACAACTATAACCAATCCTCAGGGAAGTTTGGTAAAATCTGCAACCACAAATGTGACTGACGGTGTTCCTTTTGAAATAAAACTGGATAATCCACAACCCTGGAGCCCGGAGAATCCATATCTATACACCATACAGTTTAGTTTGAAAAGTGATGGAATCGAGGATGTAGTATCCAGTTTTGCCGGGTTAAGAAAAATTCATATTGAAGGAAATAAAGTATATTTAAATAATAAACCAATATTCCAAAGGCTTGTACTTGATCAAGGTTATTATCCCGATGGTATTTTAACAGCACCAACTGATGAAGCATTGAAGAAAGATATTGAACTTTCGATGGCTGCAGGATTCAATGGTGCGCGGCTTCATGAAAAAGTTTTTGAGGAACGATTCCATTATTGGGCTGATCAGTTGGGGTACCTTACTTGGGGTGAATTGCCGGATTGGGGCACTAGTTTTAATATACCGCAAGCTTTTTTAAATATTCAAAATGAATGGAGGGAAGAGATTCTTCGTGATATGAATCATCCTTCCATTATCGCATGGACACCTACCAACGAAACTGCAGGACGTGCCCGACGGAATCCGGAGGTTCATGCCCGTTGGCTTTCAAGTTTATATGACCAGACCAAAAATCTTGACCCAACAAGACCCGTAAATGATGCCAGTGGTTATACCCACATCAAAACAGACCTATTCACAATACATGATTACGATCAGAATTTGCAAACTTTTTATGACCGCTACAAAGAACTAGATCCTGAACACCCGGAAAAAGCATTCATTGGATACCCCGGCCAGGCTCCGGAATTGTCTATTCCGTATAAAGGTCAACCATATATAGTTGATGAGTATGGCGGCACTTTTTGGTTACCGGAATATGCAGGTGAATCTGAAAAGGGAAACGGCAGAAGCGAATGGGGATACGGAAAGACAGGTGAACAGGTAGAAGACCTTGTAGATGAACTAACTCAAGTATTACTGAATAATCCAAATATTGCAGGATTTACATATACGCAATTAACAGATGTAATGCAAGAAGTTAATGGTGTTTATACATTTGATCGAAAAGAGAAATTTAATACCGAAAAATTGAAGGAAATCTTTGGAGCTCCTGCAGCTATCGAGAAGTGA
- a CDS encoding glycoside hydrolase family 2 protein produces the protein MRDNWINLNGPWNFTFDFDQSGLEKGWHKNPVDFNQTIIVPFCPESKLSGVELTDKLIPGIWYHREVTIPDDWTNKRIFLHFGAVDYDCRAWINGELAGRHYGGGVSFEFEITPYLKKGANSIIVCAFDDVKSGMQPLGKQTPYLYDPNVWSTHYMRTTGIWQTVWLEARSNNYIQSVKIKPDVDNSRFILEPVFDKTEKGVIFQTTLLNEDNVVISAVSSELIHGIPVIVDVQNAKLWSPDNPYLYNFKFELIENNEVIDQVKSYAGLRKIHIEGNRLFLNNKPLYLRFVLDQGFYPDGLWTAPDDKELKADIERSMAVGFNGARLHQKIFEERFHYWADKLGYLTMGEFYDFGMQWENAQCIFNHEREWREIVLRDYNHPSIIAWTPFNETIAGAKKDMEIHRRAIVNIVDLTHALDQTRPVHSVSGFVQVCTDIYSDHNYHQDAELLKKNYAKLTPDSNWNQDYTAGAGLAVDYEGQPFWVAEYSGTFWDVEETIPEDPEKWGYGKGIRTEIDNKLKANRWVKTPIKPTVETIEDAIEQQTQVILSHPYISGFCFCQLTDVEGEVNGVYTYDRKLKFDGNRMKEIFMAPAAIMKSN, from the coding sequence ATGCGTGATAATTGGATAAATTTGAATGGACCGTGGAATTTTACTTTTGACTTTGATCAATCAGGACTGGAGAAAGGATGGCATAAGAATCCTGTTGATTTTAATCAAACGATTATAGTACCCTTTTGTCCTGAAAGTAAATTATCGGGAGTGGAATTAACCGATAAATTAATCCCGGGCATCTGGTATCACCGGGAAGTTACTATCCCTGATGATTGGACAAATAAAAGAATCTTTCTGCATTTCGGTGCAGTGGATTATGATTGCAGGGCCTGGATCAACGGAGAATTGGCTGGAAGACATTACGGCGGAGGAGTTTCATTTGAATTTGAGATAACACCATATCTAAAAAAAGGTGCAAATAGTATTATTGTTTGTGCATTTGATGATGTAAAATCCGGTATGCAACCTTTGGGAAAACAAACTCCCTACCTGTATGACCCAAATGTATGGAGTACCCATTATATGAGAACTACGGGGATTTGGCAAACTGTATGGTTGGAAGCCAGATCAAACAACTATATTCAATCTGTAAAAATAAAACCAGATGTAGACAACAGTCGATTTATACTTGAACCTGTTTTTGATAAAACCGAAAAAGGAGTAATCTTTCAAACAACACTTTTAAATGAGGACAACGTTGTGATTAGCGCTGTATCTTCAGAATTGATACATGGTATCCCTGTTATTGTAGATGTCCAGAATGCAAAATTATGGTCTCCTGACAATCCATACTTATACAATTTTAAATTTGAATTAATAGAAAATAATGAGGTAATTGATCAGGTAAAAAGTTACGCCGGTCTTCGAAAAATACATATAGAAGGAAACAGATTATTTCTGAATAATAAGCCTCTATATTTGCGGTTTGTATTGGATCAGGGATTTTATCCGGATGGTCTTTGGACTGCACCTGATGATAAAGAATTAAAAGCCGACATAGAACGCTCCATGGCAGTGGGATTCAATGGAGCAAGGTTACACCAAAAAATATTTGAAGAAAGATTCCATTACTGGGCTGACAAATTAGGATACCTTACAATGGGAGAGTTCTACGATTTTGGAATGCAGTGGGAAAATGCCCAATGTATTTTCAATCACGAACGGGAATGGCGTGAAATAGTATTACGGGATTATAACCATCCTTCCATTATTGCCTGGACACCTTTTAATGAAACTATTGCAGGAGCCAAAAAAGATATGGAAATTCATCGACGTGCTATCGTTAACATTGTGGATTTAACGCACGCACTTGATCAAACAAGGCCAGTTCACAGCGTGAGTGGTTTTGTCCAGGTATGCACTGATATTTATTCTGATCACAACTATCATCAGGACGCTGAATTACTGAAAAAAAACTACGCCAAACTTACACCTGATAGCAATTGGAACCAGGATTATACAGCAGGTGCTGGCCTTGCCGTTGACTATGAGGGACAACCATTTTGGGTGGCAGAATATAGCGGAACCTTCTGGGATGTGGAAGAAACTATCCCCGAAGACCCTGAAAAATGGGGGTATGGGAAAGGCATCCGAACCGAAATCGATAACAAACTAAAAGCAAACAGATGGGTGAAAACTCCTATTAAGCCTACTGTAGAAACCATTGAAGATGCCATTGAACAACAAACCCAGGTTATTCTTAGTCACCCTTATATTTCAGGTTTTTGTTTTTGCCAATTGACCGACGTTGAAGGAGAAGTGAATGGAGTCTATACATACGACAGAAAACTAAAATTCGATGGTAATCGCATGAAAGAAATTTTTATGGCACCTGCCGCAATAATGAAATCAAATTAA
- a CDS encoding glycoside hydrolase family 2 protein translates to MKKIILLFIIGIFLFEGNAQNWQPAGEKIKTQWAEEVDPENPLSEYPRPQLVRDQWQNLNGPWSYALVKRGGSLPQAFEGEILVPFAIESSLSGVQKRVGENEELWYQRTFTVPSEWKNKNIVLNFGAVDWLADVWVNDIKVGTHEGGYAPFCFDITPFLEKGEQKLTVKVWDPTDRGYQPVGKQTNRPRGIWYTPVTGIWQTVWIEPVGKTFITQLKTVPNVDGENVSVLASAKGLIDTDIVEVKVIEDGNVLSTGKAVAKQEVLVDVPEAKLWSPESPFLYDMEVSILRDGKVIEKVESYLGMRKISTKRDESGIVRLQLNNKDYFQFGPLDQGWWPDGLYTAPTDEALLYDIQKTKDFGFNMIRKHVKVEPARWYYHCDREGILVWQDMPNGDDHPEWQTRNFFDGKELERSARSEENYRHEWKEIMDLCYSNPSVVVWVPFNERWGQFKTEEITEWTKNYDPSRLVNPASGGNHYDVGDIIDMHNYPEPVMGLYTSKRANVLGEYGGIGLPIDNHLWETGRNWGYVQYKNSEEATDEYVKYAKMLMKLIPYCYSGAVYTQTTDVESEVNGLMTYDRKVIKLDEERIREVNQEISNFFK, encoded by the coding sequence ATGAAAAAAATCATTTTACTTTTTATTATCGGAATTTTCCTTTTCGAAGGGAATGCTCAAAACTGGCAGCCAGCAGGAGAAAAAATCAAAACTCAGTGGGCTGAAGAAGTGGATCCTGAAAATCCTTTGTCCGAATATCCAAGGCCGCAATTGGTGCGCGACCAATGGCAAAACCTGAACGGACCTTGGAGCTATGCCTTGGTAAAAAGGGGCGGAAGTTTACCCCAAGCTTTTGAAGGAGAAATTTTAGTTCCATTTGCAATTGAATCCAGTTTGTCTGGTGTTCAGAAAAGAGTGGGCGAAAATGAGGAGCTTTGGTACCAACGTACTTTCACGGTTCCATCTGAATGGAAAAATAAAAACATTGTATTAAACTTTGGTGCCGTCGATTGGTTGGCGGATGTGTGGGTGAACGATATTAAGGTTGGAACACATGAAGGTGGTTATGCTCCATTTTGTTTTGATATTACACCTTTCCTTGAAAAGGGAGAACAAAAACTGACAGTAAAAGTTTGGGATCCAACAGACCGCGGCTACCAACCCGTGGGCAAACAAACGAACAGGCCACGCGGAATTTGGTACACCCCGGTTACAGGAATCTGGCAAACGGTATGGATTGAACCGGTTGGAAAAACTTTTATTACACAGTTAAAAACAGTTCCGAATGTCGATGGCGAAAATGTATCTGTCCTAGCGTCTGCGAAAGGACTAATTGATACTGATATTGTTGAGGTCAAAGTTATTGAAGATGGAAATGTTTTAAGCACTGGAAAAGCAGTAGCGAAACAGGAAGTACTTGTAGATGTGCCGGAAGCCAAACTTTGGAGTCCTGAATCTCCTTTTTTATACGACATGGAGGTTTCCATCTTACGGGACGGGAAAGTGATAGAAAAAGTGGAAAGTTACCTTGGGATGCGTAAAATTTCCACAAAACGTGATGAAAGTGGCATAGTGCGTCTTCAGTTAAACAATAAAGATTATTTCCAGTTTGGACCGCTTGACCAGGGGTGGTGGCCCGATGGATTGTATACTGCACCTACCGATGAAGCTTTGTTATACGATATTCAAAAAACCAAAGATTTTGGATTTAATATGATCCGTAAACACGTAAAAGTTGAACCTGCCCGCTGGTACTACCATTGCGACCGTGAAGGAATTTTGGTTTGGCAAGATATGCCCAACGGTGATGATCATCCTGAATGGCAAACACGAAATTTTTTTGATGGTAAGGAACTGGAACGAAGCGCCAGGTCAGAAGAAAATTACAGACATGAGTGGAAAGAAATAATGGATTTGTGTTATTCCAATCCGAGTGTTGTAGTTTGGGTACCTTTTAACGAGCGCTGGGGGCAATTTAAAACTGAAGAAATTACAGAATGGACTAAGAATTATGATCCTTCAAGATTGGTAAATCCTGCGAGCGGAGGAAACCATTATGATGTTGGTGATATAATTGACATGCATAACTACCCTGAACCGGTAATGGGACTTTACACTTCGAAACGTGCCAACGTTTTGGGCGAATACGGTGGAATAGGACTTCCAATCGATAATCATCTTTGGGAGACTGGGAGAAACTGGGGGTATGTTCAATACAAGAATTCAGAAGAGGCTACTGATGAGTATGTTAAATATGCGAAAATGCTCATGAAATTAATTCCTTATTGTTATTCAGGTGCTGTTTACACGCAAACAACTGATGTTGAATCGGAGGTAAATGGATTAATGACATATGACAGAAAAGTAATTAAACTCGACGAGGAGAGAATAAGGGAAGTGAATCAGGAAATTAGTAATTTCTTTAAATAA
- a CDS encoding glycoside hydrolase family 2 protein — MCHKPQEYVPIKENILTEWAEQVKPENAWQEYPRPQLEREEWKNLNGLWNYAITPKSQEEKPEKWEGKILVPFSIETQLSGVGRIISEEEVIWYYRSFKLPKKWKENAILLHFEASDFETTVWLNGKLVGKHRGGYDSFEFDISDFVEGVGEYDLLVKVHDPQASIFKSLGKQTGAVRDYERCSGIWQTVWIEPVSTDVSIASVKINTSLEDVSFQASYRGNPNGIEVKYEVFDGSSLISSIISDANKKVKLKIPSPKLWSPESSFLYNLKISLLEDNKIIDEVDSYFGLRTLSISDDSSVKDILLNGKPIFQMGPLDQNYWPGGGLTLPSDEAMIWESEYLKRIGCNMVRLHIKYNPSRFYYHCDRLGLLVWQDFVSAQGRNNNPELEDSEFWFNEQKQMVEKLYNHPSIAMWIIFNEAWGQHDSEKIFERVEKFDNTRLINIASGWVDFPEIGDIKDIHDYTYRPAIPVPGTHNRAVVLGEVGGFASAVPPHNWTGRSNKTGVPSNLIAGGGSPQIPRDDNFKHDIFRPTFTYGENFEKQYSKFIDQLHLLQNSGLRGAVYTQMTDMKLEENGWLTFDRKVSKVAPDKLGKRHNRLYTKPPKQKILLPASTEEPQTWEASEIAIPWKNKKDEELLDITILQDNIPDFENLSWKQANGPFGNTDYPEPGMVWDGKNQLIIKNSVEFEEIPENCSVRIYYIRSGGPRMTMIHSRIYINGKFFADETTRQINQEQRMAEVILPSEAIAALNKGTNELIVQFIPGLNFYSGNVIQGDEKILVDVSITEF, encoded by the coding sequence ATGTGCCACAAACCCCAGGAATATGTTCCAATAAAAGAGAACATTCTGACGGAATGGGCAGAACAGGTAAAACCGGAAAACGCATGGCAGGAATATCCTCGACCACAACTGGAGAGGGAAGAATGGAAGAATTTGAATGGTTTATGGAATTATGCAATCACACCAAAATCACAGGAGGAAAAACCGGAAAAATGGGAAGGAAAAATATTGGTGCCTTTCTCTATTGAAACTCAACTCTCCGGTGTTGGCCGCATTATTTCTGAGGAAGAGGTTATATGGTATTATCGGTCGTTTAAACTGCCAAAGAAGTGGAAAGAAAATGCAATATTGTTGCATTTTGAAGCTTCAGATTTTGAGACAACTGTTTGGCTAAACGGCAAGCTGGTAGGAAAGCATCGCGGGGGATATGATTCATTTGAATTTGATATTTCTGATTTTGTTGAAGGAGTTGGAGAATATGACCTATTAGTAAAGGTTCATGATCCTCAGGCAAGCATATTTAAATCATTAGGAAAACAAACAGGAGCTGTCAGAGATTATGAAAGGTGTTCAGGTATTTGGCAAACCGTTTGGATTGAGCCTGTTTCAACGGATGTGTCTATTGCTTCGGTAAAAATAAACACAAGTTTAGAAGATGTTTCTTTTCAAGCATCATATCGTGGAAATCCAAACGGCATTGAGGTGAAATATGAAGTCTTTGATGGAAGTTCTTTAATATCTTCAATTATTTCGGATGCAAATAAAAAAGTAAAACTAAAAATTCCGTCACCAAAACTCTGGAGCCCTGAATCGTCTTTTCTTTATAATCTAAAAATCTCTTTACTAGAAGACAATAAAATAATCGATGAAGTAGACAGTTATTTTGGTTTAAGAACTTTATCTATTTCTGATGACTCATCCGTGAAAGATATTCTCCTCAATGGTAAACCAATATTTCAAATGGGACCTTTGGATCAAAATTATTGGCCAGGTGGCGGTTTAACTCTTCCCAGCGATGAAGCAATGATTTGGGAATCGGAATATTTAAAACGCATTGGCTGTAATATGGTAAGATTACATATTAAATACAATCCGAGTCGCTTTTATTACCATTGCGACAGACTTGGTTTGCTCGTCTGGCAGGATTTTGTTTCAGCACAAGGTCGAAATAATAATCCTGAACTCGAAGATTCTGAGTTTTGGTTTAATGAGCAAAAACAAATGGTTGAAAAATTGTATAACCATCCTTCCATTGCTATGTGGATAATATTTAACGAAGCATGGGGACAACACGATAGCGAGAAAATTTTTGAACGTGTTGAGAAATTTGATAATACTCGTCTGATAAATATAGCCAGTGGATGGGTAGATTTTCCCGAAATAGGAGATATAAAAGATATTCACGATTATACCTACCGTCCGGCAATACCAGTTCCCGGAACGCACAACAGAGCCGTTGTTTTAGGAGAAGTTGGTGGTTTTGCCTCTGCAGTTCCTCCACACAACTGGACAGGCAGGTCAAATAAAACCGGTGTACCATCAAACTTAATAGCAGGTGGAGGAAGTCCTCAAATCCCTAGGGATGACAATTTCAAACATGATATATTTCGTCCTACATTCACTTATGGGGAAAATTTTGAAAAGCAGTACTCAAAGTTCATTGATCAACTTCATTTATTACAGAATAGTGGATTAAGAGGAGCAGTATATACACAAATGACTGATATGAAACTTGAAGAAAATGGGTGGTTAACATTTGATCGAAAGGTCAGCAAAGTTGCTCCTGACAAATTGGGTAAGAGACATAATCGGTTATATACTAAACCGCCAAAGCAAAAAATATTGCTGCCAGCTTCAACAGAAGAACCTCAGACATGGGAGGCATCTGAGATAGCTATACCCTGGAAAAACAAAAAGGATGAGGAGTTATTGGATATTACAATACTTCAGGATAATATTCCTGATTTTGAAAATTTGAGTTGGAAGCAGGCCAATGGTCCTTTTGGTAATACTGATTATCCGGAACCAGGTATGGTTTGGGATGGAAAGAATCAGCTAATAATAAAGAACTCAGTAGAATTTGAGGAAATACCTGAAAATTGCAGCGTGAGAATTTATTATATAAGATCCGGAGGTCCGCGTATGACGATGATACATTCCAGAATTTATATTAATGGAAAATTTTTTGCTGATGAAACAACACGCCAGATAAATCAGGAACAAAGAATGGCGGAAGTTATTCTTCCCTCCGAGGCAATTGCTGCATTGAATAAAGGAACTAATGAATTGATAGTTCAGTTTATACCTGGCTTAAATTTTTATTCGGGAAATGTAATTCAAGGTGATGAAAAGATTTTGGTTGATGTTTCTATAACTGAGTTTTAG
- a CDS encoding glycoside hydrolase family 2 protein, translating into MKTRITALLIVLIVLNGWAQNYKPVGDRILTKWAQEVTPENVWQEYPRPQLTRENWINLNGLWEYALLEKNESQPKRYQGDILVPFCIESALSGVGKSMTPDERLWYKKEFELPGDWQTSRILLNFDAVDWSSSVWINGAYVGAHKGAYDRFTFDITDFLKGDGKEEIVVAVDDPISSGSQARGKQRLSQGGIWYTPVSGIWQTVWLEPVNKEASLTEVKITPDIDNNLVTVLPMLYEPLPKGYKVKVTVFDENQTVAEAEVEADKKVDIPINNPKLWSPDSPFLYELKLKLYNPDGKELDEVNSYFGMRKISLQMQLLNQVLCLNDEPLFHYGTLDQGWWPDGLHTPPSDEAMKYDIEMTKKMGFNMIRKHIKVENDRWFYHCDKLGIMVWQDMPSGMVVIPREDGRPVSVQSIRFSEEDINRRSEAAAQFEWELRRMIDLHYNVPSIVMWIPFNEGWGQYSTCRIVNGIENLDPTRLVNAASGWGIRPCGDIFDLHSYGEDIRVPPTSREKASVLGEMGGIGYPVEGHLWNPEMRNWGYQNYQSEKELLDAYKHKFEQLVEMKQSKGLSAAVYTQTTDVEGEVNGLMTYDRKVVKIPVETLTEMHSVLYEPNENGRGR; encoded by the coding sequence ATGAAAACAAGAATAACTGCATTATTGATAGTTCTGATTGTTTTGAACGGATGGGCCCAGAACTATAAGCCAGTAGGAGATAGAATTTTGACTAAATGGGCCCAAGAAGTTACACCGGAAAATGTATGGCAGGAGTATCCTCGTCCGCAATTAACAAGAGAAAACTGGATTAATCTCAATGGTTTATGGGAATATGCTTTGCTTGAAAAGAATGAAAGCCAACCTAAAAGATATCAGGGTGATATCCTAGTACCTTTTTGTATTGAGTCAGCCCTTTCAGGTGTTGGTAAAAGTATGACGCCCGATGAAAGACTCTGGTACAAAAAGGAATTTGAATTACCTGGTGATTGGCAAACATCACGTATATTGTTGAATTTTGATGCTGTAGATTGGTCTTCATCTGTCTGGATAAATGGAGCTTATGTAGGAGCTCATAAAGGAGCATATGACAGATTTACCTTTGACATTACCGATTTTTTAAAGGGGGATGGAAAAGAAGAGATTGTCGTTGCTGTTGATGATCCCATAAGTTCAGGATCCCAGGCACGTGGTAAACAAAGATTATCACAGGGGGGAATCTGGTATACGCCGGTTAGCGGAATTTGGCAAACTGTGTGGCTGGAACCAGTAAACAAGGAAGCATCGCTCACAGAGGTAAAAATTACTCCTGATATTGATAATAACCTGGTTACGGTTCTACCCATGCTCTATGAACCTTTACCAAAGGGATATAAAGTCAAAGTAACTGTATTTGATGAAAATCAGACAGTAGCAGAAGCAGAAGTAGAAGCTGACAAAAAGGTAGACATACCAATCAATAATCCGAAACTTTGGTCACCTGATAGTCCTTTTTTATATGAGCTTAAATTAAAACTTTACAATCCGGATGGGAAGGAGTTGGATGAAGTCAACAGTTATTTTGGAATGAGGAAGATCAGTCTTCAAATGCAGTTACTAAATCAGGTTCTGTGTTTAAATGATGAACCGCTTTTTCACTATGGTACATTGGATCAAGGATGGTGGCCAGACGGACTGCATACTCCACCTTCTGATGAAGCTATGAAATATGATATAGAGATGACCAAAAAGATGGGATTTAATATGATACGAAAACATATTAAAGTGGAGAATGATCGTTGGTTCTACCATTGCGATAAATTGGGCATAATGGTTTGGCAGGATATGCCCTCGGGAATGGTAGTTATACCGAGGGAGGACGGGAGACCTGTTTCTGTGCAGAGTATAAGATTCTCTGAAGAAGATATAAATAGGAGATCTGAAGCTGCAGCTCAGTTTGAGTGGGAACTCAGAAGAATGATTGACCTTCATTACAACGTACCAAGCATTGTAATGTGGATCCCATTTAACGAAGGCTGGGGACAATATTCAACCTGTCGAATTGTTAATGGTATTGAGAATCTTGATCCTACAAGACTTGTAAATGCAGCTAGTGGTTGGGGTATTCGTCCTTGTGGTGATATTTTCGATCTTCATTCTTATGGCGAGGACATTAGAGTACCACCAACAAGCAGAGAAAAAGCTTCTGTTTTAGGAGAAATGGGTGGAATTGGATATCCAGTTGAAGGACATTTGTGGAACCCAGAAATGCGAAATTGGGGCTATCAAAATTATCAATCAGAAAAAGAACTTTTAGATGCCTACAAACATAAGTTTGAGCAGCTTGTGGAAATGAAACAAAGCAAAGGATTATCGGCAGCTGTTTACACGCAAACGACGGATGTGGAAGGAGAGGTGAATGGCTTAATGACCTATGATCGTAAAGTTGTAAAGATTCCAGTTGAAACATTAACGGAAATGCATTCTGTGCTATATGAACCAAATGAAAATGGAAGAGGTAGGTAA